Proteins from a single region of Chryseomicrobium sp. FSL W7-1435:
- the dapA gene encoding 4-hydroxy-tetrahydrodipicolinate synthase codes for MNLGKVSTALITPFTVTGEVDFNQLESVVNHLIDTGTESIVVNGTTAESPVLSQEEKLAVIQAVVEYVNGRVPVLAGTGSNNTAQTIAFTKQVEVLGVDGCMVVAPYYNKPNQRSLVAHFTAIADAAEKPLMLYNIPGRSVINMSAETTAELSQHPSIFWMKEASGDVGQITRVISQSESQFGVYSGDDGLSLPLYAIGSKGIVSVASHIVGREMQEMFRAFDAGNHVLAARYHQLLQPLFDGLFTSPNPTVVKYALSKLHGYSDAVRLPLLTLTDEEKAQFDQLWTTFETNRNNLLQTIED; via the coding sequence GTGAATTTAGGAAAAGTATCAACTGCGCTTATCACACCTTTTACCGTCACAGGTGAAGTAGATTTCAACCAACTGGAAAGCGTAGTGAATCATCTAATCGACACGGGCACAGAGAGTATAGTGGTCAATGGAACAACGGCAGAATCACCTGTGCTCTCTCAAGAAGAGAAGCTTGCTGTTATTCAAGCAGTAGTCGAGTATGTCAATGGTCGTGTACCAGTTCTTGCTGGTACAGGTTCCAACAACACAGCTCAAACAATTGCTTTTACAAAACAAGTAGAAGTGTTAGGTGTGGATGGCTGCATGGTAGTAGCTCCTTACTACAATAAGCCGAATCAACGCAGCCTCGTCGCGCACTTCACTGCGATTGCAGATGCTGCTGAGAAGCCACTTATGCTTTATAACATTCCAGGCAGATCCGTGATCAATATGTCGGCTGAGACTACAGCAGAGTTAAGTCAACATCCCTCTATATTCTGGATGAAGGAAGCAAGTGGAGATGTTGGTCAAATCACTCGAGTAATTTCACAAAGTGAATCTCAATTTGGTGTATATAGTGGAGATGACGGCTTGTCGCTTCCACTGTATGCAATAGGTAGCAAAGGGATTGTATCTGTCGCTTCTCACATCGTAGGACGTGAGATGCAAGAGATGTTCCGAGCTTTTGATGCAGGGAATCATGTACTAGCTGCTCGATACCATCAACTTCTGCAGCCATTATTTGATGGTTTATTTACTTCGCCAAATCCAACGGTTGTCAAGTATGCTCTATCAAAACTTCATGGCTATTCGGATGCGGTACGTTTACCACTGTTAACACTGACTGATGAAGAGAAAGCGCAATTTGATCAACTATGGACAACTTTTGAAACGAATCGGAATAATTTACTTCAAACCAT
- a CDS encoding YlmC/YmxH family sporulation protein — protein sequence MRLSELVRKELVGMQDGKKYGLLEHAELVIEPQTGELLGIEVKSPKTWKGKNRDTLFFISWQDIQVIGNEYVLFQRENS from the coding sequence ATGCGTTTATCGGAGCTAGTAAGAAAAGAATTAGTAGGAATGCAGGACGGAAAAAAATATGGCCTACTTGAACATGCGGAACTTGTCATTGAACCACAGACAGGAGAATTGTTAGGGATTGAAGTGAAAAGCCCGAAGACTTGGAAAGGTAAAAATCGAGACACACTATTTTTTATTTCATGGCAAGACATACAAGTGATTGGAAATGAATATGTCTTATTCCAGCGTGAAAATTCATGA
- a CDS encoding aspartate-semialdehyde dehydrogenase has protein sequence MSERYVVAIVGATGAVGQKIAEKLVERNFPYSHLKLLASKRSAGQQLDINGQSYVIEEATPEAFEGVNFAFFSAGGDVSRQLAKEAVARGAVVIDNTSAFRMDPETPLVVPEVNPQALQNHKGIIANPNCSTIQMVCALEPLRQQAGLKKVIVSTYQAVSGSGAAAIEELKKESHQLGIEQPNPQVLPVKSQPKHYPIAGNLLPQIDVFEDNGFTFEEMKMMNETKKIMELPSLAIAATCVRVPVVTGHSESVYLETETELSYEEIIQLLSQADGIVVQDDPANQHYPMPLYAENTDPVFVGRIRKDPNEKTGIHLWIVADNLLKGAALNSIQIAEKMIELNGVSK, from the coding sequence GTGAGTGAGAGATATGTAGTCGCCATTGTTGGAGCGACAGGAGCAGTAGGTCAAAAAATAGCTGAGAAATTAGTTGAGAGGAATTTTCCCTACTCCCATTTAAAACTACTGGCGTCAAAACGATCTGCTGGTCAACAGCTTGATATAAATGGTCAGTCCTATGTAATAGAGGAAGCAACACCTGAAGCCTTTGAGGGTGTAAACTTTGCATTTTTCTCTGCAGGAGGAGATGTTTCTCGTCAACTAGCTAAAGAGGCGGTTGCAAGAGGGGCAGTTGTAATCGACAATACAAGCGCATTCCGCATGGACCCTGAAACACCGCTTGTTGTGCCAGAAGTAAATCCACAAGCTCTGCAAAATCACAAAGGGATTATTGCGAATCCCAACTGCTCAACTATTCAAATGGTTTGTGCTTTAGAGCCGCTTCGTCAGCAAGCCGGTCTCAAAAAAGTCATCGTTTCAACATACCAAGCAGTATCGGGTTCAGGAGCGGCAGCTATTGAAGAGTTAAAGAAAGAAAGTCATCAATTAGGGATAGAGCAACCAAATCCACAGGTGTTGCCAGTTAAGAGCCAACCAAAACATTATCCGATTGCTGGCAATCTCTTGCCGCAAATTGATGTATTTGAAGACAATGGTTTCACATTTGAAGAAATGAAGATGATGAATGAAACGAAAAAGATAATGGAATTGCCTTCACTAGCAATTGCTGCAACTTGTGTTCGTGTACCTGTCGTGACAGGTCATTCAGAATCTGTGTATTTAGAGACTGAGACGGAGTTATCCTATGAGGAAATTATCCAGCTGCTGTCGCAGGCTGACGGGATAGTTGTACAAGATGATCCAGCTAACCAGCACTACCCAATGCCTCTTTATGCAGAAAATACAGACCCTGTTTTCGTGGGAAGAATTCGAAAAGATCCAAACGAGAAGACGGGCATCCATTTATGGATAGTGGCAGATAATTTACTGAAAGGTGCTGCTTTGAATTCTATCCAAATAGCCGAAAAAATGATTGAACTGAATGGGGTGTCAAAGTGA
- a CDS encoding dipicolinate synthase subunit B produces the protein MTLFNYLNGRGFSLSTLANKRIGFGVTASHCTFPELEGMITQLLNEGAEVHPIVTYSVLSADTRFGSGEQWVAKLEELCGRKVVTTIAGAEPFGPITPLDCMVISPLTGNSLSKFANAQTDSPVLMAAKATLRNRKPVVVGVSTNDALGMNGPNVMALLRSKNIYLIPLGQDDPVKKPTSLVADFSKLAKTVEAALDGEQLQPLLISYS, from the coding sequence ATGACTTTATTCAATTATTTGAACGGAAGGGGATTTTCACTGAGTACTTTAGCTAATAAAAGGATAGGTTTTGGGGTGACCGCTTCGCATTGTACATTTCCTGAATTAGAGGGGATGATTACACAATTACTTAATGAAGGGGCAGAAGTGCATCCAATCGTTACGTACTCTGTGTTATCAGCAGATACTCGCTTTGGTAGTGGAGAACAGTGGGTAGCTAAACTTGAAGAATTATGTGGTCGCAAAGTAGTCACTACGATAGCAGGGGCGGAACCTTTTGGACCCATCACGCCGCTCGATTGTATGGTGATTTCTCCCCTCACAGGAAATTCACTGAGTAAATTTGCCAATGCCCAAACAGATTCACCTGTATTGATGGCTGCCAAGGCCACTCTTAGAAACCGAAAGCCAGTAGTCGTCGGTGTCTCTACAAATGACGCACTAGGAATGAACGGACCAAATGTTATGGCGCTGTTGCGTAGTAAAAACATTTACCTCATTCCTTTAGGGCAAGATGATCCGGTTAAAAAACCTACTTCTCTTGTAGCTGACTTTTCAAAACTTGCCAAAACTGTAGAAGCTGCACTTGATGGAGAACAACTCCAGCCCCTACTCATTTCTTATAGTTAA
- a CDS encoding pitrilysin family protein: MSKRILPNGVRVLSHSMEHTRSVSIGVWVEAGSRYESAKEAGMAHFIEHMLFKGTTTRSAKELAIAFDKIGGNSNAYTSKEQTCYYTRVLDSYAHQAVELLADMLWNSVFDPQEIEREKQVIIEEIHMVEDTPDDSVHEYLWAGIYDKHPLAQPILGTIETVNTFTQEELIAFYKRMYYPSRIIVSVAGNIDDRLLDTICQLFGSNHWDSQSIAPLTKGDFHPAAVCNEREIEQAHVTLAWPSTAVKDPSIYAIVLLQTMLGGSMSSRLFQAIREERGLAYSIYCYQTSYLDSGVFAIYGGTSTDQLTELLEAVDDILAEVVEKGFSETELQNAKAQIESNLLLSLESSTTWMNRLAQNETLYGEQHTVESYLQKYQAVTSDDILKAAQLFTHPKAISIVQPYSV; the protein is encoded by the coding sequence ATGAGCAAACGAATATTACCTAATGGCGTTCGAGTTCTTTCCCATTCTATGGAGCACACTAGGTCTGTCTCTATAGGAGTATGGGTGGAAGCAGGGTCTCGCTATGAGTCCGCAAAAGAAGCGGGCATGGCGCACTTTATTGAACACATGCTTTTTAAAGGAACAACTACTAGAAGTGCAAAAGAATTAGCCATTGCTTTTGATAAAATTGGAGGCAATAGCAATGCCTATACCTCTAAAGAGCAGACATGTTATTACACGAGAGTGTTAGATAGCTACGCTCATCAAGCCGTAGAGTTATTAGCAGATATGCTATGGAACTCTGTTTTTGATCCTCAAGAAATCGAACGTGAAAAACAAGTCATCATTGAAGAAATTCATATGGTAGAAGATACACCTGACGATAGTGTGCATGAATACTTATGGGCTGGAATTTATGATAAGCACCCACTTGCTCAGCCTATTCTGGGTACCATAGAAACTGTCAACACATTTACGCAGGAGGAGCTAATTGCGTTTTACAAGCGTATGTACTATCCTTCCCGAATTATTGTATCTGTCGCAGGTAATATTGACGATAGGTTGTTAGATACTATCTGTCAGTTGTTCGGCAGCAATCACTGGGATTCACAATCAATTGCTCCTTTGACAAAAGGCGATTTTCATCCAGCTGCCGTTTGCAATGAACGGGAAATTGAACAAGCGCATGTGACACTTGCGTGGCCATCCACTGCTGTAAAAGATCCAAGCATTTATGCGATTGTACTGCTGCAAACAATGTTAGGCGGCTCGATGTCATCGCGTCTCTTCCAAGCCATTCGTGAGGAGAGAGGACTTGCTTATTCGATCTATTGTTATCAAACGTCTTATTTAGACAGTGGTGTTTTTGCTATTTATGGAGGCACATCAACAGACCAATTAACTGAGCTACTTGAGGCTGTCGACGATATCTTAGCTGAAGTAGTAGAAAAAGGATTTTCTGAAACGGAGCTCCAAAATGCAAAAGCACAGATAGAATCCAACCTTCTGCTGTCGCTTGAAAGTTCAACAACATGGATGAATCGACTGGCACAAAACGAAACGCTCTATGGCGAGCAGCATACAGTTGAATCGTATTTGCAAAAATACCAAGCTGTGACAAGTGATGATATCTTGAAAGCAGCTCAATTGTTTACACATCCAAAAGCAATTTCTATTGTTCAACCGTATTCGGTATAA